One genomic region from Candidatus Sericytochromatia bacterium encodes:
- a CDS encoding putative glycoside hydrolase, whose translation SKRTGAPWREVGVLAWVDASIPAVQDYNLALAKELIAAGVDELQYDYVRFPAQGDTPDVAWQSMKSQPLKHQVITAFAKRAYETLSPSGALISADVYGVVAWDQGIDVRITGQRLEDLGHHLDVLSPMLYPSHFYKNFDNLSYPPDHPEYFIGEGVKKVAKKTAGSGVVIRPWLQAFPYRIRNYGPAYVARQIKANSQANGTGYLLWNAENNYKVGFAGVTQSPVNRPTQVSRTP comes from the coding sequence TCCAAGCGAACGGGCGCACCGTGGCGTGAGGTCGGTGTGCTGGCCTGGGTCGATGCCTCGATTCCCGCCGTCCAGGACTATAACCTGGCGCTGGCCAAGGAATTGATTGCGGCTGGCGTCGATGAGCTTCAGTACGACTACGTGCGTTTCCCTGCCCAAGGCGACACGCCCGACGTGGCCTGGCAGAGCATGAAATCCCAGCCGCTGAAGCACCAGGTCATCACAGCTTTTGCCAAGCGCGCCTACGAGACCCTCAGCCCGAGTGGTGCCCTGATCTCGGCCGATGTCTATGGGGTCGTGGCCTGGGACCAGGGCATCGACGTCCGCATCACAGGCCAACGCCTGGAAGACCTGGGACACCACCTCGACGTGCTCAGTCCGATGCTCTATCCCTCGCACTTCTACAAGAACTTCGACAACCTGAGTTACCCCCCTGATCACCCGGAGTATTTCATCGGGGAAGGGGTGAAAAAGGTCGCCAAGAAGACCGCCGGTAGCGGGGTGGTGATTCGGCCGTGGCTGCAAGCCTTCCCCTATCGCATTCGCAATTACGGCCCCGCTTACGTGGCCCGTCAGATCAAAGCCAACAGCCAGGCCAACGGCACGGGCTACCTGCTCTGGAATGCCGAGAACAATTACAAGGTTGGCTTTGCCGGTGTGACGCAATCCCCAGTCAACAGGCCGACGCAGGTCAGCCGAACGCCCTGA
- a CDS encoding ribosomal protein L7/L12 has product MWAILISLLITAALCGGSALLLVHFCLVRVGEGERAVVMRRNGDLRIKGPGLLFCIPGFETVERVSVRPQRLALEFPGIQAGNGAWIAARLDVEFSILQPDVAALVMRQTRLQAAIAQLIELAFESAAGTLAPERLIGASDRKQLGRGIKKAVNETALGWGVDIASIEVQEVREIVAPGAEDNVVWQVLLLTAGEQPLEVIKAISQATELSVLDSKRLLENLPAPLPTAGDAERAEFLRARVEAAGALVVVRRVREHVPGDTVDLANPDTVDVLLHATGPHVLEVISVLRRITGWDLSHTKAVVEQVPYAIMHRVRRLDAEEVKRALESVSAEVHLV; this is encoded by the coding sequence GTGTGGGCGATTCTGATTTCCCTGCTGATCACCGCGGCCCTGTGCGGGGGCTCCGCCTTGCTGCTGGTCCATTTCTGCCTGGTGCGCGTGGGCGAGGGTGAACGCGCGGTGGTGATGCGTCGCAATGGCGACCTGCGCATCAAGGGCCCAGGCCTGCTGTTTTGTATTCCTGGCTTTGAAACGGTGGAACGGGTCTCCGTGAGGCCCCAGCGATTGGCGCTGGAATTCCCCGGCATTCAGGCCGGGAACGGCGCCTGGATTGCCGCGCGTCTCGATGTGGAATTCAGCATCTTGCAGCCGGACGTGGCAGCGCTCGTGATGCGCCAGACACGCCTGCAAGCGGCGATCGCGCAACTGATCGAGCTGGCCTTCGAGAGTGCGGCAGGCACGCTGGCGCCCGAACGCCTGATCGGGGCCAGCGACCGCAAGCAACTGGGGCGCGGCATCAAGAAGGCCGTGAACGAGACGGCCCTCGGATGGGGCGTGGACATCGCCAGCATCGAGGTTCAGGAAGTCAGGGAAATCGTGGCCCCCGGCGCGGAGGACAACGTGGTCTGGCAGGTGTTACTGCTGACCGCAGGGGAGCAACCACTGGAGGTGATCAAAGCCATCAGTCAGGCCACCGAGCTCAGCGTGCTCGATAGCAAGCGCCTGCTCGAGAACCTGCCAGCGCCTCTCCCAACCGCCGGCGATGCCGAGCGGGCCGAGTTCCTTCGCGCGCGCGTCGAGGCAGCCGGCGCCTTGGTGGTGGTGCGCCGTGTTCGCGAGCACGTGCCGGGGGACACCGTGGACCTGGCGAATCCCGACACGGTGGATGTGCTGCTGCACGCCACCGGCCCCCACGTGCTGGAGGTGATCAGTGTGCTGCGCCGCATCACGGGCTGGGACCTGAGCCACACCAAGGCGGTGGTGGAACAGGTTCCTTACGCGATCATGCACCGAGTGCGTCGCCTGGATGCCGAGGAAGTCAAACGAGCCTTGGAATCCGTCAGCGCCGAGGTACACCTGGTCTGA